The Alnus glutinosa chromosome 8, dhAlnGlut1.1, whole genome shotgun sequence DNA segment CAAGTATACACTCCTAATAATGAAGAACATTTAAATAAATCCTTATAATCAAGCTTATACACTACCTTTCTATGTAATTTGCATTTTGAGATTCTCGTAAACTAAAGAACTAAAAACATCCATATCTTATGACGGGCATTGTCTTCTATAGTAATACAGTAGTCTTCCAATATCAAATGGCTCAAATGAGATGTTTATCTCATGATAAGCGCCTACTACATATGAATCATTATATGTTGAGAGTATATACCTGGTCAGGAATCCAGACTCCAGGAATGCCAAAAGAATGGAGCAGATCAGAACCGCAGACAAGCATAACCTTAAGGGATTCTACAAGGAGCAGGAGAAAAACAAGTTAATTTTtccatttaaacaaaaaatgaaatgctTGGGACCCAGGTCAGAACTGATATACATTAAAATGATCAATCAAAGacattaaatacaaaaataaagtCAATATCAGTAACAACTAATATATTTTCAATCCAAGGTCGATAGGAAGCTACCCCATTAGGGATTGCATTTCCCTTCACCTCCCCCAAATCCCTTTCCTCCCATCGGTTGAACCCAACTTCCAAGACCTCTTCCTTTTAAGGGCTTTTTAGACAACAGATCCCTCCATGTAAATCCaaatttaaattgataaagCATTCCTGATAAAGTTCCTAATATAACATTAACAGCCATCCAATTTTGTTATATGTAAATGTGCATGTGTATATGTGACAGAAGGGCAATATTCAGGAGGATGTAATCACAATTGTGTAGCCTAATCACtcaaaagcaaagaaaatatACCACTTTTTCTTTACATACCTCTTGATACCACTCCACTCTCGCATAAAATGCTCTTCACTCTAGATAAAACAGTTAAACTGCGTTGAAAGGTACTTTGGCTTGCCTGTAACAAGGATTTAGAACTTCCAAAATTAGATTTCAAACTTTGCAAACATGATGAGCTAAGACCACAGTAGACTTATACGCTTGTGAATGAGAACACAATATATCAGAATGAACCACAATTCTATTGAATCAAGCATCAGCGCTAAATTCCAAGAAATTTGTAACAATGAACGTGAGGGAGATTAGGAGAGAGTAATTTACCTCCCATGGATCAACCATTACAAATTCGGAACTTTTGCAGGCTAGATGACACAGCTGTATACGATGCTCAGCAGATAAAAGGCCCTACACAAATAACTCATGTGACTGCTTTGTCAGGCCATGTTGATGTTTGGTCACAGAAAAGTAGGGGTATATCACTTAACAAAGGCAGGATGATGGTCACTAAAACATAGAATAACTTAGTAGAAACAAATTCAACCAAGTAACCGATGCAATGATGATATGAGATAATTGTCAATCATGATTCTAACAATGATTGTTTAGTATCAACATCCTCTTCCATGGGAAAaagattttaagaaaacaaaaggaaaagattaaaaaaaaaaaaaaaaaaaggaagctaAAGGAAGAAGAGGTTCTCCAATATGAGTAATTTTCTGTTAAAGAAGTCCACTGAAAGCAGCACTCCAATTAGATAAGGCTCCACAGAATTACTCCAATTAATTTGAAAAGTACCTCTTCATGTTTGCATTTgcgagtgtgtgtgtgtgtgagcgTCAGTATGTCTATAAGTGTGTCAGTTTTAATTTCTCTATCCTGGAAAATGGCATGCATTGGGATGGGGAAGTTAGGGTTGTTGGACTGTTTAAAAAAAACCGGAATAGAAATTTATGAGGTCCTGGAGAAATTGAGATTTGTAACAAACTTCCTAATATGGCCTTTTGCTTTAATGGTTTAGAATATGTTGTGTAAAATGTGCATCACTATCCATTTGCTGATGAAAGCTCCTTTTACAAATTACGTGTCCATCAATATgctaaaaaaaacaacataccTCTTTCTTGTATGCATCATTAACGGGTGACATATAACCTCCAATAACACAATAGCCTTCTGCATTCAATGCATCTCTTGCCAGCTCTAAGAATAACATTGAAATTAATCAAATTGACGAAATGCCTACGAAAATAATAAATTCCAccaaattcaaatatatatatatatagtactgcTAATACTTCCCACAAATTTCATCATTTGTTAACACGGATTTTAGACATAAGCTCATCCTGTCCCAACTAGCAAGAGCTTAGGTCAATAATGGTATGCATGAAAGAGTCAGTTTATAAGAAATGGAGGAAGATGTCATCTTGCTAAGGCATCATAGTCTAGATAAAAGGGGaaaatacttttattatttCGAGAACATGTTTTTAGCAACAAAGACCTTCGCTAGCCAGTAGCCAACTCAAGACAACAAAAGATAGAGAGGTAAGCATGTGAGTTCTTGTTTCATATGTATGAAATAATATCTAGAACTGCACATAACGAACAGATCTGCtcaattattgtctttgaaactACACTCTTGAAATGCTTAATAGATGACTTAGCATGTAATGCCACTAGTAATAATTATGAGTTGTGTTCAAAACTTCGGACATACTTctgattaaaatatatttttacttaTGTTCCTGCCATGAAGCCATCAAAGTCAATGAGGGTTCAAATATGCATAAATAAGATAATTCCAAACATGATTTGATCCATAAGTTGAGTAATATTGGCAAAAAGCACTGCAACTTACATAATCAATACTTTGTCATCAGCAAAGTATTACAAGTGCATGTTTTGTAAGGATAAACCAGTATGTatgtatttatgtgtgtgtgtgtatgttttGTTATAACAATAACTAACAAAGTTGTACATTTACGTTTCCATCTACGCACAAACCTAAATGGTTGTCATTCAACAGTTGGCTTAACCTTGTATCAGCTAAATTATAAttctcgttaaaaaaaaaaaaaacaccttaaCTTGTAAAAGAAGATTCACAAATCAGCCAATGAGCTCTAGTTCATATGGCACCTCCTCCTCTCATAGAACAATGGAGGGTGAGGCCGTGGGTTCGAGACCCGAATTACTGatccgcaaaaaaaaaaaaaaaagaaacagaaaaaaaagattcatgaaTCGTAGCCTAgcttgtatttcttttttacttgCCCAAGCTTGATTTACATTTCAAACCGGTATAAAATTGCCATGAAAGCAGCAAGAGTATCAAAAGCTTCAAAAAATCGGGTTGATTTAGTTTCTCTCTTGCCTGATAATACTACCACTAAAACCCATGATCCATCTCCCAAAGAAGGGTCCAATTTGCATAAACATAAAACAGGAAACTATGACCACCAAAATTAAGAGACAAAATTCAGTTACTCAAGAACTTACCAAACATGCGTAAATGCATGTATGTAGGAGGATTGAAGCTTCCGTTCGCTACTAGAACTACATATATCTTCTCCCTAAGTTTAAAATAGTTAAGTTACCACATTtttacagaaaaaataaaaaaataaataacaatcaaATCATACAAATAGAATTGACATCCATTATTTACGTTAAAACAAGGTGTATATCAGTATATGTATTACTAATTGTAacaacataaataataataaaataaaataattttttttccctgtttggGAATCTGGGTGTCCCAAAAAAACacatattattttcttaaatcaaATATGTAATTGAGACAATTAGCAAATGAAATTATTTCTTGTTTCAAAAAGTAATTGACCATGTAATACTTACTTGGCTGTGGTTCCTGAAGAAGCGTCCTGATCAATCAATCCTAAAGCTAATTTGGAGAACGGCAATGGGATATCCATGAAACCTATGAATACAACAGTCAGATTTGCAGCGAGTCTAAAATTCAATGTGGAAGgtggaaggaaaagaaaagccaACATACcaggacgagagagagagagagagagagagagagagagagagagagagagagagatatttgaGATGTGGGAATTGGAATGTGTATGTGGGTATGTTAGAGAAAGAGCCAGAATTGGAATTCCGCGGGGAAAGACCGCGGGACTGTGACCGTGACGGACGGGAATAGAGTGAGGGAGACGGCGATGGACCGAGTGACGATCACCTGCGGAATGTTAAAATGAGTTAAAAGTTACGCCAATTCTAACAGGCCACGTCACCAAAAGCAaactaagaaaatgaaaagccGATTTTCCTATCCCAAGTCATGCACCAATCATATTATGAAATAAGGTAAGgttgaatataatattttaattttttttgacataatattgtaaaatttgtaaaataaataaaaaataaaatattgtacAGTTTATCTTGAAATGTTTTCTTggaattttttaagaaatccaTTGTCATTGAATGAGATATTTGGACTCAAATTCCATCTATATTAGTGGAGAGTCTATGTAATTTACAAAATGATAAACTTATAATGTACCAAAAAACGTcacaatttaaataaataatcacaTTAATTAAGGTTGAATTATAGTAGGTTGGCTTGGATTAAAATGCTTCCCCCAATATATAGTGAAAGTACATTTCCTCTCCTTTAACAATcaataaatttgtaattttctctctaatttttcaatttttgcaatgtttttTCAATCTATCAGTGTGCTTGCAATGTCCCCCATCAGTGcctaaaattacaaaaataaacctaataacaattttttaaaaaaaaaatattcgttttttcctttattttttttacttatttatttatttatttgttgtaaCCTTGATGATAGATCCAGGAggatattgcaaaaattaaaacattagaGGGAATATTACAAATTTGTTGATAATTAGATAGGGTAAATACTGTTtctcctaaaaatatttatacatgACTAAGCACTAAGCAGGTTAAGAACTCAAACATGAAATTAGCATTTTAAGATATCTTTGGCTTAAATTTGACCAGCATAAATCCCATTGCTTCAAGGATGAAAAGGACAGAAAAAAGAAGCACAGAAGGAAACAAAGACCATCCATGCAATTTTGCTATTACATAGAACTTTAATTCAAACTGATTTACAGTAAAAATCCAATTAATCAATAAGTATTTTATcaattgatataaaatataaatatgaccTAATACCCTGTTGCTTTGGTTGTTTAATTAGTAGGATATATCACTGTATAGTCGGACGTTTATTAACCgttaataactgctaaccgtGTAAATATATGGGTAGGTAATTGGCCTTTTCAAACCAACCGTCCAAGAATTGTATAAAACAAGCTCTAAAAAGAGgtcaaaaatactaaaataagcCCAAAAGACCCATATCTTACATGTGATTATCGCGGTGCAGTTTAAGCATCAATAACCAATAATCGACAGTGATGATAGTTGGTAATCACTCGTTTAGTTTCTCAAAACTGTTAATCGCTTAAGACGGCGCAGCTACTTGTTAGAGATAATAACTAGTTACCATCACCGCCTATACAACCCTAGTAGGATATATCCTATATCGATCCCATTATTATGACTAATTAGGTTCACGAGGGCAATCAAGCTAGATCAATTTATGTCAAATTTGGAATAAATTAAGTTTGAGGAAATTCTTTTAACCTAATATATTAAATTCCTGTATCCTCATCACACTTCTATCACACTAGGTTGATGTGATAGTTCTCATCAGcccttataatttatttatttttataaatggcTAATAGGTACAATCACATCAATCCAATGGAATAAATGTGAGACGTAGATGTAGCATATACATTACTCTAAATTGAGATATTCACATGCTCTAAGAATTCATGTTAATTgaatagattgaattaaaaacaaattatccaACCcgattaaatgataattttgtcATTGAAAGATTATGTtgccaaaaattgaaaaacaaaggCCCTAACTGAAAATATGTTTGCAGAAAAAGGATCCATAACAACTtgaaataaaaaagggaaaacttcacaaaacttTCATCAATTTCTACTCGTTTTGAAACCACCCCTTAAAGTTTAAAGACTCGCAATTTCAACCATCGAACTAATGGATGCCTtgcaaatgacaaaaatacccttattatttttttttttcatttaataaaaaaaaaaatgattagccTATGACTTTGGGTTACCTTGTGACCCAACCGTgggttaattttattttattttataattttttttagattgaaattaagggtaaattttaaattttataaaagtttcaggGGCATAAATATTATTTCACTCATTTTGTCGTATGACCCTAACGAACAATTGAGGTATACTGCattaaattagaagtttgaTTTCAAGTAACCTCAATTGTgggtcaacttttttttttttttttttttttttttttaaaaaaaaaaaattttaattttaaaatggataattaCATCATTGGTCTTTgaggttgacctaaattacaaatcactcaatgtggtacaaaaagttaaTGGAGGGTTCCtatgataaactataattacgaataaTTCCCTGAATCCGTTTTGCGTCTACTAAGTTAACAGATTTAGTTAGTTTGACACGTTATACCCAATAAGAAATTGACATGTttctattacaataaaaaaaaataaaaaataaaaaataaaacttcaaaattattttattttattttattttttaaaatagaaaatagcatAGGGGTGGTTGCCGGGGGTGGCTAGGGCACGTTTTGGGGGTGACGCACGTGTTGATTTCCTATTAGGTATAATGTgacaaactaacagaatctgttagcTTGGTAGATGGAAAACAAGttcagagagtgatttgtaattatagtttatcacatGGATCctccatgaatttttttgtaccacaatgagtgatttgtaatttggACAAATTCCAAAGACTAATGATACAATTATcctattttaaaaattgaaattaagagtaaatttaaaattttataaaagtttaaggGGAATAAAGGTTATTTCACCTATTTTGCCGTATGGCCATAGCAAATAGAGGAGAtacattgcatcaaattaaaAGTTCGAAGGTTggaattgagaatttttttgaattttagggGCACTTTCAAAATTCCACTCGGGGTTTCgtgatgttaaaaaaaaaaaaaaaaaatccagattAACTAGAACGTAAAACTTTTCGTACCGTTCCAAAATTTGAAATCCAAGCCGCGCTAGAAGCCAGCCCCGATTCCCACCGTTCATCGCAGACCCCaaagccctctctctctccgagAGTGATTTTCATGGATATtctctgaagaagaagaggaagaagaagatgtcGACGATAGAGAAGCTGTTCGTGCAGATCTTCGAGCGGAAGCGGTGGATTATCGACCAGGCCAAGCACCAGACTCATCTCTTCGACCAGCACCTCGCCTCTAAACTCCTCATTGACGGAATTGCCCCTCCTCCCTGGCTCTGGACCCCTCCGCTCCACTCCCACACCTCGGATCCCAATGGTAATTTCACACCTCTCCCTCAAAGCTGTCGTTTCCAATGCATTCAGcttcttttgaattttgttgTGGTTTTCTCAATTTGTTGGatagcgttttttttttaatcaaagtaATTTTCGGATTCACTCTggatttcgttaaatttttctAGTTTCATTATTTTATAGAATTGTTGTTTTTGGTTTCGAATTCACTGGGAATTGTTCGGTTAGCGTTTTTGCGAGCAATTTCTAATGcattggagagaaaaaaaaagttgcctTCAATCTTTCTTTCAATAGGAAGCAGAAAGAGATAGAAACCAGACAAAAATAGTTAGACACGATTTAGTGGAGGCTTCTGTGATTTGGACTTGGAAATGTACATTTTCTTGTTAACCAAACAGGGTTTAAAAAGTTCCGGCATTGCCGTCATATAACATTTATTTGCTAtgtttcacaatttttttaatttgtagttagataacttttaataaaagatttgtttaaaaaatgccGGCATTGCTATCTAGATATAACATTTCAAAATTTAAGGATAGTCTTAGCGCGCTATGAAGCCCTAAAAGATTGATTATATGGCTTCGTTACTCTGGAGTTTGACTGCAGTTGAGAAGTGGACTCACAGGTTATATTGCCATAACATTATTCTATAGCTCAAGCTGGAATTACATGAAATAGTGTTCACTCAAAATTCTTTGAAGATACGTAATTCAACTAATACGGAACCTTTTCAAGAATGGAGTTTATGAACAATATTAAAACTAATGTAAAGATTAGGTATCAGCGTTAGAGAACTAGATGTGCATGGCTTCAGTACCATGCCATGTACAATTTCTTAAATTACCTAGAAACGTAATGTTGgataatggttttgaaaagtgttttttggttttgatttgaaaaagtattttgatgtgatataaaggtgagAAATGTTGTTTAGCGGGGTCTatatttgaaaagtattttgtgtttttaactatttgttaatgattttgagAAGAATGggtattttgttttgaaaacagaaaagtgTTTTCAAAACCATTACCAAAGGAGGCCTTAAAGTCCATGGCTTCATGATGATCATTTTTGTCATTACAGAGTTCAATAAAGAAGAGCTCATTTCGGGAGTCTTGCTTCCACATCCACAACCCGTCATCCCTTATTCCAGTAGTCACTGCTCTCTGTACAACAAACCGGTTTTTGCACCTGATAATGGAGAGTTACCAAATGGTATGTGTATGCAAGTTCATGGTCCAGACAAAGGCCTTGATGCTGGAGATAGGCCATTGCCTTTGCCGCAGTGTTCTGTCAGTGATGCTGGATGTGCCTTTGATTGTGTCCATGAGCTGGATCATACTGCTGTCTCTCCTCTAGATCGGGGGGATGTGGGAATACCAGAAATTCACCATGATCCAGCTCTATCACTGGCAAGGGTTCAAAGGTCCAAGTCAAGACAAAGGGCTATAGAGTTTCGCAATAGTGGAAAAGCAGCCAAAAGCTGTTCAAGGGATGAGAATATTGTTGATACTTATGCTGGTGGAATTTCAGGGTCAGCAATTTCTTCCCTCCAGAATGATCATGTTGGTGAGTCTGTGTTTGTCAATCCTGTCGATACCGCTACTGATAGTTGTGCAATGGGAGAAGTAAAAGTAGGTGATTGTCAGAGCAAGGTAAATGGTAACGATCTTTACTCGGTTAGAATGACAAGATCTAGAAGCTCTAGCCAAAAACTCAGCACTTTGAATGTGGGTAACTCTTCTTATATTTCAGGCAAAGATGGTGGTATAATTGCAGATTCTATTGACAATTCAAATGAGCAGTCTAGCCATGATAATGAACTATTGGAATTAATTGAAATTTCTCGTACCATGAATGAAAGTAATGGAGGGACGAACGCAAAAAGAGGAGATGATCAGAGCAAGGACATGGGAAGCAATGATTACCTTGGAAGAATAACAAGATCTAGAAATTCCAGTCAACTGCCTAACCGCATGAATAAATCCACAAAGCTGGATAGCTCTTGTGACAATGACAAGGTGGATGGTCTTAGCAATCCCAAGGACCGTTGCAACAGTGTAGATAAGTCAGTGGAATTGGTCAAACCCTCTCCTATCACTGATGACAGTTGTGGACTGAAAGAAAAAGTGGTAGACCACCATAGCAAGGAACAGGAAAGCAATGCTGATTTTGGTAGAATAAAAAGATCTAGAAGTTCTTGCCAGTCATTCAACAATTTTAATGGTAGCACACAGACTCAGTCTGTTGGAAAATCCACACAACTGCCTCAATCCCCAAGTTGGATTGGAGGAGATGCTGCTTTTCAGAATGTACAGGGCCCTCAAATGTATGAAGTAGGGTCCTTGCCAAGTCAAGAAGATCAATATTTATGTGGGGAAAATGCAAGAGGACACTCAAGTAAGGGGAATTCTGAAGTGGGACATGCCAGAAATTTAGAGTCAGAGGCTATCAATGGCATTAGAATAATTTCAAAAGCTGTCTACTCCAGTATCTCTGATCAAAGAGTTACACAGTCCAGATTTGCTGCTTCCAGCAATTCTAACAAAGTTCAGGGTACTCAAATTTCTGCTGGAAGGTCTTTGCCAAGTCAAAAGGATCAAGAGCCATGTACAGTTAATTCAGCATGTTATTCAGACAAGGAGAATGTTGCTGATGAGTATCCTGGTACTAACATAAGGGGAGAAACTAGAAGTACCATTGAAGGAATATCAAAACCTCTCAACTCCTCCCAGGCGTTGGGTTGTAGAGTCACACGCTCAAGATCAAATGCCTCTAACAAGCCTTCACTTGCACAATCTTTAAAAGGGTCTGAAGAAATTGACGTTAAGAAAGTGTCAGGCTCTAAAATAAAAGTCCTGCCTTGTATTAGCAACAGTGACACTGCTGATGTGGGGAGATGTGCTGCAAATGTTGCAGAATCTGAGGTCGACTCTGATGAGCATGTTGATGCTCGTTCTGGTTGTCCTGGGCCTAACTTGGATGTCGCTAGCCTTAGAGTTGGATCAGAAGCTTTAGCCTTGAGACCACCCTCTGATTGTAATATATTTGTGAAGCTCAAGCAACCTAATTTTGATGATGTGGAAGAGTCCAGTTTGAATGGAATTTCATGTCCTACATCCAAAAAGGAAATACAGGGAAGATCATCTGAAGAGTTTGCTGATCTTGCAAATTTAACGGATAAAATAGCATCTGTTAGTTACCAAGCTAAGTGCAGCTCATCCCCAGAGAAGCCTTTGCTGAATGAGCAGGAAGATTTGTGCAAAGAAAAGGAACCTCAGAGATTTTCATCTGAAGTCCATGTGGAGACATATGAAGCCAGCAGAAGTGCAAATGGAATTGCTGTACCACCAATAAAACAAACATCTGAGGTTCCTAACAAAGAAGTTACTCATACATTGCTAGAAAGTGACAATTACAAAGAGCAATGTTCTTCGGTAGATCATTTATCTATCTCACAAGTTGCCTGTGAAGATTTGCTTGGAAGGGTGCCAAAACTAATGGGGTCCAACCTGTCAAATGTTAGTGCTGATAGAAGGACGGATCTTTCCTTGAAGAAGGTTGTTGTCGAGCATGATGGTGGACAATCTACCAAATTGGTTTCCGAAGACAGTAAACTTGACAGTGACCTCTCTAGTGATCCTGGACAATCAACAGATGCTGATTATGGTATTATTAGTGGATCtggtgtttttaaaaatccagATGTAATTTTAAGAGATTCTACGGTTGAGCTTCCTTTTGCTCTTTCGGTGGATGAAACCAAGGGTAATTTGGTGCAGCAGATCATAGATTCAGGCATTTCTCAGAGTCGAAATACGGACTCCTTAGGGAGATGTATGCATGAAGAGAAACATGTAGTCTGTTCAAAATCAACTGAAGACCATATTGCAAAGAATGCCATGCCAAGAGGAAGTTTTAGCTTTGGCTCGGAGGATTCCTGGCCTCAGCAGAAGCGAAGAAAGATTGAGGGTCAACTTACTGACGTCCTATCTGCTTCACCAagcttgagagaggagggaCTCAAATTGATCAACAGGGATTCTATACGTGAAAGCCTGAATGGTGCAGAAGATAATCCAAATGCTGTCCTAGAATCTCAACACTTATCCTTATCCGATGAGGAGGATGTTGCACAATTAGACATCAGTAAGATCCTGCTTGAAGAAATGCATCAAAATGAGGAAGGCCACATGATAGAAGGTTCTGAATCTTCACCTAGGATGCAAGTTGAAGAGGTACTTGTTTTTCTGTTGTACATTCTGAAACTTTTTAGGTTGCTTTATGTCAGGTCAGCAATTGCAGAGAAATGATACTGAACCAGGCCAGTGTTTGATTTGATGTTTTGATGGTTGTTTCAATGTCATAGACGAATACCAGGTTAGGTAGGTCACTTAGGAAATATTGACCTGATCAGATGATCTCAATCTTTTAGTTGAAACACTCAAACTTTGTAGTCAGCCCTTTCATTGTTTCTGGGTTGAGGAAATTTCAGCTTATATTTCTGAAAATGTCACCAACACTTCT contains these protein-coding regions:
- the LOC133875250 gene encoding nicotinamide/nicotinic acid mononucleotide adenylyltransferase, with amino-acid sequence MDIPLPFSKLALGLIDQDASSGTTAKEKIYVVLVANGSFNPPTYMHLRMFELARDALNAEGYCVIGGYMSPVNDAYKKEGLLSAEHRIQLCHLACKSSEFVMVDPWEASQSTFQRSLTVLSRVKSILCESGVVSRESLKVMLVCGSDLLHSFGIPGVWIPDQVRAICSDYGVVCIRREGQDVEKIISDDEILNECRGNIKVVDELIPNQISSTRVRDCISRGLSIKYLTVDEVIDYIREQHLYLTPCAS